The following are encoded together in the Bacteroidales bacterium MB20-C3-3 genome:
- a CDS encoding phosphatidate cytidylyltransferase: MNNTVVRTLSGLVFLLIMVGSLLIGPIAYAAVILFIIAVVMHEYLEISLGKSYMFPRIFAILTGLSLFLLLFLILEYKLEVKLLLLVLVPLVATYISLIWEKNSENYNRNQYLAGSILYTALPFALTTLIVYKEDGSFDGTTLLFFFIILWVSDIGAYVFGMLFGQKNGHKLFPSISPKKSWEGFYGGLGSALAFSIIIYYSGFSDFNLTHTIIIALIINVTSVLGDLAESQFKRNFGVKDSGSLMPGHGGLLDRFDGALTSFPLAIAYIKLLSLF, from the coding sequence ATGAACAATACAGTGGTGAGAACATTGAGCGGATTAGTCTTCCTTTTAATTATGGTAGGCTCTCTGCTCATAGGTCCCATTGCTTACGCAGCAGTAATACTGTTTATTATTGCAGTGGTAATGCACGAATACCTTGAAATTAGTCTTGGAAAGAGTTATATGTTTCCGCGTATTTTTGCAATATTAACAGGCCTCTCGCTCTTTCTTCTGCTTTTTCTGATACTGGAATACAAGCTTGAGGTGAAACTTCTTCTTCTGGTCCTGGTTCCTCTTGTAGCAACATATATTTCTCTTATATGGGAGAAAAACTCTGAAAATTACAACAGAAATCAGTATCTGGCCGGATCAATTCTCTACACAGCCCTGCCATTTGCCCTGACTACCCTGATAGTATACAAAGAGGATGGATCCTTTGACGGAACCACACTCCTCTTTTTCTTTATTATTCTATGGGTATCTGATATTGGAGCCTATGTATTCGGGATGCTATTTGGACAGAAAAACGGGCACAAGCTCTTTCCCTCAATATCTCCAAAGAAATCCTGGGAGGGTTTTTACGGAGGGCTGGGATCTGCATTAGCTTTTTCAATAATAATTTATTATTCCGGGTTCTCTGATTTTAACCTTACTCATACAATAATTATTGCTCTTATAATTAACGTAACAAGTGTTCTGGGTGACCTTGCAGAGTCTCAGTTTAAGAGAAACTTTGGAGTCAAAGATTCCGGTTCTCTAATGCCTGGTCACGGAGGTCTTCTGGACAGATTTGACGGAGCTCTTACATCATTCCCGCTTGCAATAGCTTATATTAAACTCCTATCACTATTCTAA